A part of Papaver somniferum cultivar HN1 unplaced genomic scaffold, ASM357369v1 unplaced-scaffold_118, whole genome shotgun sequence genomic DNA contains:
- the LOC113330632 gene encoding cytochrome c biogenesis protein CCS1, chloroplastic-like, with the protein MFLQAVVRMDSIKPTKTQSSFTPSNSFLIKSTCRTNFHSHFYNRNKPFTIVSEIKKNSKELKNNKPISKKIILSEGAPSISEEENVNGNKQVNSSSVGNPVFKYFKRVPRKVLSILSNLPLAIGEMFTIAALMALGTAIDQGEAPEYYFKQYPEDNPVLGIFTWRWVLGLGFDHMFSSPIFLGMLVLLGASLMACTYTTQIPLVRVARRWGFMHSAEAIRKQEFTDNLPRASVRDLGVILMGAGYEVFLKGPTLYAFKGLAGRFAPIGVHIAMLLIMAGGTLSATGSFRGSVTVPQGLNFVMGDVLGPNGFLSKPTPAFNTEVHVNKFIMEYYNSGEISQYRTDLSLFDLDGKEVMRKTISVNDPLRYDGITIYQTDWSISALQVLKNDEGPFNLAVARLKLNGDKKLFGTFLPTGGNDDAPDVKGISMLARDLQSIILYDEEGKFVGVRRPNSKLPIDINGTKVEIVDAIGSTGLDLKTDPGVPIVYAGFGALMLTTCISYLSHSQIWALQDGTTVVIGGKSNRAKIEFPEEMNRLLDQVPEIINSPAPQQS; encoded by the exons ATGTTCTTACAAGCTGTAGTTAGAATGGATTCCATAAAACCCACAAAAACGCAGAGTAGTTTCACACCATCGAATTCTTTCCTTATTAAATCAACTTGCAGAACCAATTTTCATAGTCACTTTTATAACAGAAATAAACCTTTCACAATAGTATCAGAAATTAAAAAAAACTCTAAAGAACTTAAGAACAATAAACCCATATCTAAGAAAATAATACTTTCTGAAGGAGCTCCATCAATATCAGAAGAAGAAAATGTTAATGGAAATAAACAAGTCAATTCAAGTTCAGTTGGAAATCCAGTTTTTAAGTACTTTAAAAGAGTACCCAGAAAGGTTTTGTCTATTCTTTCTAATCTACCTTTAGCTATTGGTGAAATGTTCACCATTGCTGCTCTCATGGCTCTGG GAACTGCCATTGATCAAGGAGAAGCCCCAGAATATTATTTTAAGCAGTACCCTGAAGATAATCCTGTCTTGGGGATATTTACATGGAGATGGGTTCTTGGCCTTGGATTCGATCACATGTTTTCGTCTCCTATTTTTCTTGGAATGTTGGTTCTCTTGGGAGCTTCACTCATGGCATGCACTTACACAACACAAATTCCCTTAGTAAGAGTTGCAAGAAG ATGGGGTTTCATGCACTCAGCAGAGGCCATTCGTAAACAGGAATTTACTGATAATCTTCCTCGAGCATCTGTTCGAGACTTAGGTGTCATTCTCATGGGAGCTGGATATGAG GTGTTCCTAAAAGGACCAACTTTGTATGCATTCAAAGGGTTGGCTGGGCGCTTTGCTCCCATTGGAGTACATATAGCAATGCTGTTAATAATGGCAGGAGGTACTCTCAGTGCTACAGGAAGCTTCCGCGGCTCTGTGACAGTTCCACAAGGACTAAACTTTGTGATGGGTGATGTTCTGGGTCCAAATGGATTTTTGTCTAAGCCAACACCAGCATTCAACACGGAAGTTCATGTCAACAAATTCATCATGGAGTACTATAACAGTGGGGAG ATTTCACAGTATCGCACTGATTTATCCCTATTTGACCTTGACGGGAAGGAGGTCATGAGAAAAACCATTAGTGTGAACGACCCGTTGAGATATGATGGGATAACTATATACCAGACAGATTGGAGTATTTCAGCTCTTCAAGTACTTAAGAACGACGAAGGACCTTTCAATTTGGCAGTGGCACGTCTGAAGCTGAATGGAGACAAAAAGCTTTTCGGAACCTTTCTACCAACTGGAGGAAATGATGATGCTCCTGATGTAAAGGGAAT ATCAATGCTTGCACGTGATCTTCAGTCAATTATTTTGTACGACGAAGAAGGGAAGTTTGTAGGAGTTCGGCGGCCAAACTCAAAGCTTCCTATTGATATTAATGGTACCAAAGTTGAAATTGTGGATGCAATTGGTAGTACTGGTCTGGATCTAAAG ACTGACCCAGGGGTGCCTATTGTGTATGCTGGTTTTGGTGCTCTTATGCTTACAACCTGCATTAGTTATCTATCACATTCACAG ATATGGGCCTTGCAAGATGGTACAACTGTGGTCATCGGAGGAAAGAGTAACCGTGCGAAAATTGAATTTCCTGAAGAGATGAATCGCTTGCTCGATCAAGTCCCAGAAATTATAAATTCACCAGCTCCGCAACAATCATAG